The Thunnus thynnus chromosome 13, fThuThy2.1, whole genome shotgun sequence genome segment CATTAACACGTCATCCTCCTACACACACCAGAAGTCAAAGGTCACAGACTGAAATCTTGGCTGGATTCTAGCCCAATAGATACATGTACATAATCATAAATATTCATTGACCCAagatcagaaatatataaatactgttttaGGTTTTGTTCCTTTGGGAGTTGCTTTAATATAGTCATCCGCCAACTGCTTGACAAGATTACAGCCGAAGTGTACTTCCGCTCAGTGACCTTCAAGCagctcctgtctcctcctcacTCTGTGGCCTCGGGTCCTATCCTTATCTCTCCTTTCTCCACTGTTTCCTTAGAAAGAGAGAGCGCTGAGCAGGAAAAGGGAGAGGCAGGATTATGTAGCATTAGAGGTATTTGTGGGTTTAAAATAGTCTGATCGAGACTAGCGCCGGTGACTGATAACTGCACACGCTCTTACCTCTGTTACACACACgttaaaaaaaattagaatCCAAAATAATCTACAACCCCCTGATAGTCTTCAGAtgagggtttgtttttttttgcttcatattttctcacaaacaaaaagatatttGTGATATTCAAAACCTTTTCCACTATAATGTGTCCAGAATGTCACACAGAGCACATAAGATCCATTGTGCTGTAAGGGAAGTGAAGATTAGTGTGTAGCAGAGCACTGGATCCTCTGCTGGATAGTGGACAACATTACACAACAGTTCAGTGACATTTAAATGTCAGAGCTATCACATTACTGGACATGACTGTTAGAAAAACAGGCAATTGAATTCCCCAATTTTTTTGACAGATATTTAATGATTCTGAACATGATGCAAAAACTGACCATGTAACACTGAGGAATTAATACTCCACACTCACATCACAGTGACTGTGAAGCACCATATTGTTCTCTGTTCAGCatatactgatttttttttttgtccataaTCAGGATAGATTGGTCCCAGATTTTAGAGCTATAAAGTATTAAGACGCAGGCAGTTTTGAGGTAGCATACTAAATCACCAAGCATTAACTACTATTACAATGCCATGTCATTTTCAATAGAAATTTTGAATGTAGAAAAAGAAGATCAAGTTTTTTAAGCCAAaagaccaaagaaaaaaaaaaaggtagtcCAAGTTTTTGTGATGGTGGTCACTAAAACTTGGACCGTACAATCTGATGCAATCCATTACAAAATCCCAACCCCTGTGACACAGTCTCAAGAACACTGTAAGGGTTATTTATGGCACTAGATTGCCTTAAGATTATACAGGTATTCATGTCATTGTGCCCACCTGCTTAAATAATTCATAGTCTGTGTTTAGCCAGCCTAAATGCATCATCAGCTGCCTTAAAAATGCTTCTAAAGTGAAGAGAAGACATTATCTCATGGAATTGAATGAGGAATGTTTACCGACTGAAAGCAAACTGACTTTCAGTACTAATTGATTGTTGGCAGCAGTTTGGTTGGAAGGAAGATATGGCATGTGTAAATTTTAGCTGGAAAAAGTCCATTCAAATTTTCTTGAGGACTTGTTTGTTGCTAAATGTCTATATGTGATGCCCAGGATACCATGGAGAGGCACGTGGCTGCAGCAACATGGCAGACATGGAGGACAGCCGCAGTGGTCATCatccgcacacacacaagtcatGATGACATGCGGCGGAAGTGGTTCTTCTTCACAGTATTTGTTACATTCGATTGTACATAGGCTCAAAAGGACGACAGGAACCTTGAATGCATGACGGCGAACTCCCAGTGCaagctttttgttgtttgttaacAGGTGAGACATAAAAGACTGAAACCAAAGTATTGAAGGCTattacagcagcagattaatgtccATGGTATCACAATCACATATCACCTGAGGAGAAAATGTTCggttgtccacatacttttggccaggCAAGTATTTAGAGTTTCAGCCTGGTAAACAGGAATACTGTTACATAAAACTGAGTTAAAGCCATTAATCTTTTAGGAGTTATACAACAGGCCTACAATATATGTTCTTGTATAGTCACTGGAAAATAAGCAAATTTGACAAAGTAGAATGTTgatgtaaaataatatttaaattgttaatttgttgtttttaaagtaaatcCTAAATGTTGTTTTAGGATTTAAGATGAGAGATGACAGGGAAATTCTACTCTTGTTTTGAAAGGGCGAGATGTTGCCCCATGACTTCCTGTATTGTGATTGTTGTCCGCCATGTTGGTGCAACCAGGTTCTCTTGATACCATGAAGACAGTGCAAAACATGGTAAAACAGCAGTAGGCGCTGTATGTCCAGTCCCCTTTCCTATGGCAAATCCAGCATGCCATTGTCCTCCAGGGCTTTCTGCGTCCTGTCATACACCTCTCCGATGGCCTGAACCACTCTGCTCAGCACTATGCTCAGCTCCTCCTGGTTCTGCACACACACCAGCCTGAAGAAGAAACTCCGCTCTGGCATGGCAATAAAGGCCAGCTCAGCAGCCCTACGGACGAACCAGGTGTGGTGGTGTGCCAGGGTGTTCTGGTAGGCCTCACGACACAGCTCAGAGGGGCTCCTGAGCCGGCCGGCCACTGGTGTCTCAGCCAGCTTCTCCAAGAAGAGCTTCAGCCAAAGAAGAGCTCGATGCAGGCGCAGGAGAGTCCGGCATCCGGAGTCTGTCTGGTGATGGAAGTCCACCAAGCCTCGGTTCAGCTCCACCAAGATCATAGAGCGCACAGAGTGGTAAGCACTGGTGTGCTGTGAAGCCTCTGCAGTATTCTTTATCTCAGTCCCTACGTTCAAAGAGTTTATTGAGTGTAAATCTGGAAGCTTTGTTTCAGGGTTCTCTTCTGCCAACAGGGCCAGTTGGCGAATAATAGAAGTCTTGGTTTCAATCTCTTTAGATATCAGGCCGACCATTGGGCCCAGAGCCTCCATAAACCTGGGAGAGTAACACAGAACAGGATGAATCATTTTACAGAGTGCAGATTATGGTAAGCCATAAATTACTTCATTCTTTCTAGAGGCTGTAATTGaatgcatctctctctcactcagtgTGCTTTGGCTTTATCTGATGATCTTACCTCACAAGCTCATCCCAGCTGGACAGATACGGCTGTAGCAGTACGTCAGAGGTGTAGGCCGGTGCAGCCAGCAGGTGGGAGAGCAGCAGTGACACCTGGAACTTCTGACCAGGGCACCCCTCCAGGAGGTTAGAGCCCTCAGCCCCATCGGCCCCGCTGCTGTTGGACAGCTGGTGAAGCTGACGGTGGGGGGATGGGAGGTGCGTGAGTGTGGGGGCGATCGACGGgggacaaagaaagagagagagcagaagcGATTCACTTCATTCAAATTGCCCATCTGCTGCACAAAATCAACCTTATGGAGGAAATGTAAAATACTTTATAATGTGCTTCAACTCTTACCCCATTCACCTGATTGTAACCTTTCAAACAAGAATCCCAGTGGTAATCCAAACCTCCCTCTGCAGTGAGACATTGTAAACAGAAACAGGGAGAAGCCTTACAGTtagtttttgtttgactttcCCACTGAAacagatactttttttttctgataaagAAATACTGAAACTCTGCTCCAACCACGAGGACATTCCAGCTGCACGGGTGCATTTAACACAATTATAAAGAATTATGGGTCAATTACACACCAAATTTCCGCACATTAAATTAGACGAGAGTATCCTTTCTCATATAATGGCTCATTAACAAACATCACTGTCATGTGACAGATGTTTTAACATGAGAAACTAACTCTATATGTTCTTACATTCTTGATTAATTCCAGTTTAGTTTTAGatcatactgtacagtatatagcaCAAAGACAGGCGTTCTTAAGGCAGCAAATAACATTCTTTTGACATCAGATCCAGCGTGATGTTGAATTTTAATCCTTTTATAGCTCCTTCCAGCCTGTGACAAAGCAAACCCTGTGATCTTAATTGACAGTCAACAAAGCTTCCTCAGCACACATCATGTGTGACACTGGGATCAGTTTCGGGCCCTATCCGGTTTTCCAACTGCATGTCGCCATAGGGTACATCACCCATCTTCATATTATAAAGGTTGCAGTTAAGAAAATAACTAttgcagaaaatgaaaacttcCATCATCCACTCCTCCATTTACGCTGCTACACACTATATCTTCAAAGTGAAATCAGGGCCATTCATTTGTGATGAATTGGTGGGTTCCTCCATTTCTCGGGGTCATGAACTTGTTCAGTTCAGCTCCGGTATGCCTGAGTGAAGTCAAACTATTCCTCAGTTTTGTGTAGGACCTCCTGGCATTCCCTCAGAGGCCCCGCAGCTCTCCAGACCACACACTGGGGTCCACCTGCATCTGACTGCCTTACCACTAAAAGCTGCCAGTGATATCACTCACAGTTCTGGTGGGTGACTGCAGCACCCAGTCACTAAATCACTGAGCCATCAAAACAAACACCCTAAAAGATCAGTCCCCACTCTGACCCTGGAGGACTCTGCTGAACTACTGAGCGTCCTGTCAGACAGCTGGTTAGTCTCACTGAGCTACCTAACTTCCTCAGTTCAAATGAGACATGTCTCCAATTGCCAGAAATTGATTTTTATCTCGACCATGACCTACTCTCGATGTTGCCATATATGGCAAGTGCGACTGGAAGTCTTGCCTCTACCTGGAAACCTTTCTATTAAATTTGCAGTCCGATTTAGTCTTTAAAATCCTGCAGCACTTAGAATTTAATCCAAGATAGGGAAAGAGGTCACATGGTCCCagtttgaacatttttacaatgattaagtttttttaatttcacatatAGACATATTTATAAAGTTTCTCATCGACTGTTGGATTGAAAAGAGTCTGGAGAAAGAACCATTAAAGGTATTTAAGAATACTTTTTGCTTATTCTTATGTTACAGTTCAATATTTGTTGAGACTTAATGTCATTACGTTCCAATAACACGTCAAGTCACACAtactgtgtaaatgtttttgcgatgtttttaaaaagtatattttttgaGCATAAGAGAGTGAGCAGAGAGTGGTGTGACCATCATGCTAGGTTCTGAAGCTGCCACATCATGTGACACACTCCTGATCCAGAGCATAAGCATTCCAAACAAGAGGGGGATTTTATAGATCAATAGTACAACATaggaaccacacacacacacacacacacacacacacacacacacacacacacacacacacacacacacacacacacacacacaccacacacacagaggtactCACGGAGCCACAGGGAGCCGAGGAACAGTAGCAGGACTAAGATAGCTGCAGCAGCCTTGCTCTTAACACCCATAGTGAAGTCCAGTTTTGGTGCTGCCAGTCCCTCTCTGgtccttctctttgtcttttatcttttaattcCTCTGTGTCTCACATGAGTCCTTGTCCCCTTGCACTGGCTGTCACCACAATTACTCTCTACTGGACCCCTGCCTCtgatcccccccacccccttgtACTCTCAAATCTTTCATACTCCTACCCAAAACCTTAAATAAAAAGTTCTCTTTACCATTGTACCTCAAAAGAGCTTCTATCAATGTTTAACTCTATTTTACAACTGCTGTTTTACCTGCTCACGCTAATGTTACCCAAGCCTGTTgttgctctctcttttttttgtttttctttgactcTTTCCTCTATCCTGCCTTTGTTTTTGAATGGTTTTGAAGCTGCCTGTCTCTTGTTTTGTTGCTCAATCTGAGGGTCCAGAGATCAGCCGGGTACAGCCATTGGCTGATAAAGCAGAGCCAGCGCAGCTTGTTCATGAGTAACCTCCTTCTTCCAGATTCATCTTCTATATATGCGCTATATTCCTGGTCAGCTTGAGTAAACACTTGCTCCCTCTCCCTACCCTCTCCTCCCACCACCGTGCTCCCTCCtccctcgtctctctctctgtctctctctctctctctctctcttataaCTCATTCACACACCGCAGCCACCACACACTACAACAGTGCTGACACATTTGTGAAAACATGTTGGTTTAAATGAGAGTATAACAGGAAACACATCTCAGTACATTCCCTCAATGTAAACAAAATCCCACGCTTCATATTTTGTCTGTATGACATTGTTCAAGTCACGGAAACCTAGTGAAAACCTTTGTGTTCAGTCATGAGACAACATAGTCTCCTTTTGGTTGCTGAACAGAGAGAAAGCTGTGATACCAAATCCATGTTTGTAAATGAATAACAAAGTCTAACCAATCTTATCCTAGCTGAGATGGCAAAAAAAAGATTAGCATGAATAGGCACAAAGATGCCAATTCATGCTAATCTAATTCTAGATATGACAAAGACATCTCTGACTCTGCAAAAATGAATCTATTTAaggttatttttaaatatatttataatttccTTTCTCTTGCCACCATatctttaataaaatatttcattcatGTTCTACAACAAATATAATTTGGGGTTTCTAAATGCtaattttttaatgatttcattCGATGATTGAAGTCTAAAGTCTGAAATGAGTCAGTAAAACAGGACTGACGTGGTTATCACCTCTGATAGTGACAATCATGGGAAACCCACTGATTGCTCCTTATCACTGGGCTTGTTGCTCCTTCCATAGGGGGGAGGTGAACAGACATTGAACTCCACACTCAAGCCGAACCACATGTGTGCTCATGGAGAGGGACTTAACAATGGTATTTTTCAGCGGAGGAGCgggaaaaaagtgaaagcaGGGGCATTCATTACTTGGCTGGGAGGGGCCCGGTCATGGGGCTTTTATTCTGTGCAACCAATAGATGATCCCATCTGAAATAGGCAGCAACTGACATggggagactgaaaacatgtgaCCCTTTCAAAAGACTCGAACTGTTTGGCTCCACAGGGCTCAGGCTCTCTAGTTTCTGCTCTGACGCAACAGCACACATTTCGAAATATCAAAATCTTATGTTTGGCTGTGGTAAAAAGCTGTTGATTCTTGGCATGACATACAGCTGCCCAGTGCTAGGAGATTAAAACACGTGGTATGGGTACACACTGTGTGAGTATGTTTATGTATGGAGGTTCAGGAGAGCAGGAAAGAGGTATTTTGTCACTGTCAAACACTACATTTCACCACACTGGATTTTCCACCATCCTGCGCGCAGGACTATTATTGGACTGAGAAACACATCTGGAGAGTCAAAACATTTAACCACATTATACCGGAATGTAATCCATGGTGGTTTTGTCATTTGTACAAAACTTGGTCTGAGGTTTAAAACTTCTGTTTTTGCATTCAAAATTTCATGTAAACCCACAAACAGAGGTTTAAATTGTGAATGAACTATTATAAGATGTTTACTCATATAGGTTAAACTGTTATTGTAACTCTATCCATGGATGGACAACAGGCACtgccaatttaaaaaatgttgtcattgtATATTCAACTACAACTCTTAGCCTAACTGTATTAACTCGACAATGGCCTGAAACTCCTGCTTTACTGAATGTGGCTATATTTATAACAATAGTTATAACAACAGTTACACATGCCTGTCTGACATTTTGCACTGGTTGGCTTCCATGCCAGTTATTATAAAGAACTGCTGTATATAATTGGGTGAATTTGAGAgaaaattttgttttacagaagaaattagaaaaagaaaacataggACTTTGCCCAGACACCatcgtaaactgaatatattgcTGGAATGTTTCTGTATCTCAAAATATCTACTTGGTACACAAAATACTTTTATACCTCTGATTTGCACGTTTTATTAAGCTTTgcttaaatttaaaatgcatattgttttgctgcagctctgctctgtgaATGGGCTTTCGTGGATTTGATGCTGGACAGATGAAGCCCTTCTTCTGTCTCTGAGCTCTAACTGTGAGACATGTAATCTGCCTTCAGGAGGCTCCAGTTACCTTAAAGAAGCTCATCTCTGTTTCCCTAACTGTATATTTAGAAGTACATCACACACTGTGCAACTCAGATGGCACATTCCAAAAATCAGTCTGTTGCCCTTGTCACTGCAAAGTGACACTACTTATATTACTCAGTACTAATTATAATAGCAAGTTCAGTCTCAGGATTTGAAATGAGTAAAACGTCCTTACAGTCTGGTTTGTACTTTTTAGAGTTGCTTTGGTAATAATATCTGCTTCTGCTGGAAATCAAAAAAGTTAACAGACTTATCTTGATGCAGATCCGAGTCTCTGGCTCCAtgttttttatgagtttttatGGGTATTGTCTGCCTCCAGCCCTCTAACCCCGCGACACTGTGGTCTGCAGACACTCTCTCACTGCTGGAGCCCTGCTGTTGAAGTGGTAAGgctctactgtatgtattaatACCCTGGACACATAGCAGGGGGAGAGCAGGCCTGCATAGCCTGTCACCTGTTCACCTTGCTGCAAACATGGGTGTATGTATCTCTGTTttattacacacactcacacacaaacacacacacacacacacacacacacacacacacacacacacacacacacacacacacacacatacatgcacacgcacaGAAAGCCAAAGTCAGCACCATAATAATCCTACAATATGTTTTGGAATGTGACACAAACATCAAATTAAAACTATCATTACTTATAGTAACTTATAGGAATATTACAGGGATATTGGAAATATACTGTACCATACCATGAGAGATAAACAGCATATTTTCACACTTCCCACTCATTATTACCCATATTTCTATGAAAGAAATTACACTGGAGTGATATAGGTATCACCACTGATAGTTGATGTCTaatgatcatgatgatgatgatgattattgtGGGTGACCGGACTGTGACTTGACGTCCTGGTTTAGTGcctcacagctgctgtgtaaTCTGAGTCCATGGATAGCAACAGCCGGGTTGGGCGACAGTCATAGGGTTTGCTGTGGGGggctcttcctctctgtctttactcttcccctctctctctatctctctctctctctctcttcctctctcgctTTCTTTCCCACTATCTCtcagattttatatttaaatatagttCAGTGCGCCGCAGGGAAGAGGTCTTGGAACATGATGGCAGCATGCagattttggatattttttggACTTGTAACTATTCTCGGGACTTTAGTGGTTCAGGGTAAGTGGCGCAGTTGCAAACTTTTTGGCACATCCTCAGTGACTGGCTGGCTGCCTTcttattatcaaaataatctCCTGCCTGTCGTGTGCAGACAGAAGGTCAGAGTTCAGAGAAACAACCAAATCTAAAACTCATACTACATTTATTGACATGCAAGAGAAAACTTTCCATTCCAAACttgtacatacatactgtatttttatcaaATGTAGTTGTATTAAGTAATTAATTATAATTGTCAACTTTGTGTAGATGATTTTGGAggtgaaaaaatacatttccctCTGTTGACAGCAGACAGCAACACCTATGACAGCTGTaggtatacatacagtatatctacaaTATGTACTTACTGCTGTAAAGTATGACACAATTAGTGTCTGAGTTGCTCACTAGATCATGCACTTattcatatgtgtgtatgacttgtttacagttttggtttttCTCTGCTCATATACAAAACGTGCAGTTTTATGCATAACCATTAATACTGATGTTGACAGGATCATCTGTTTTGCAACTTGTTGCAAGTTGAAGTATTACCTTTAGTGCAGTCAATGCTAAGTTTATCAGATGGGCACCGAAAGTCAGTTAGTGTCAACAAACAACAAGTAAGGCAGAGGGTCATCTGTGCTTTTCATGAGAGTATTGATGACCCCATTGTCACCAGTTGTATTGGAGTATGTAAAGCTGTTCTGCTTGGTACAGGTGGTTTCAACAACAGGAGGGTCCCGACAGGTCAAAAAGACTGCAGTTGCAGCGGAAGCAGAGGTGAAAGCCTGGATGTGGAGGGAGTTTAAAAAGGTAGAGGAATATGGGATTTGAGGGCAATTAAGTGATTCTGCAAATCCACTGGGCCACTCAGGAGGGAACAATAGAGCTCAGCAGTTGTGGGGAAATGTTATTCTCACCTGGGAATAATGCCAGAAGGTGTAACAAACATATTAAGGACATTCCTAAACACAACAGGCACAATGTCAATCCAAAAAGCAGAGCCACTTGATTCAAGGGGTACTTGAGCACATCTTCTTGGCAAAGGTCACTCGAGTAGTTAAAAAATTCCTCACCGTCAAGGTGCCGGCATGAACAAGATTCATTCTGAAATGAAGATGTAATGAAGACTCTTGATATTATTGGTCTGGTACAGTTACCATGTTTCTTGAATATCACATGCAGTTTGAGAACAGTGCTGTTGGATTGGTTTCCATTTTCAAACTGAGGGCCACCCTCCCtcagaaaaaaagatgctgtAAATAAGACTGAGGACAGTCCAACCTTGCATCCAGGAGGATGTAAGGTTAGAATCACATCATCATAGGAATTTACTAATGAAATTGACATTGTCTGTCAGGTGAACTACTTGAGAAGAACTTGAGTTGAAGCTGTTGTCAGCCATTTGGTCTAGATGCATTTGGAGCGACAGCTGCACTTACAATCTTGGTATTAAGTCAAACTCAGTCGCGGTGAGCATCAGAGCCCCATAAGGTGTGATATTAAGAATAGACTCTGCTCCTCCGTCTGTCTTTATTGAGTTATGATGATGTACTGGACTTTAATGCAGCTAATCAATAACATGGCTGAGATTCTGGACTGAGAAAGGATTCTTCCTGGAAGATGGACCAGACGCATCCTCTTGCTCTCCTCCTACAATATCcccctgctcctcttcctcagtaACACACTAGACAGCATTAAAATCCCTTAGCTTCtaatgtttgaaaatgtcacgTGAATAGGAGTGTACACTGGACAATGGGACACGGTCAACTAGGGTGAGCTTGGCTGCTTTTACCCCAGTCAAACAGCAGTGTTGCAATGTTTACCTCTGTGGCCATGTTGTTCTGACATTGGAGGCATCCCTTTATGCCACCTGCCCTCATGTCACCTCAAAGGGTCAGTTGAGCCAAATCACAACAATACATGTTGTTACTTACAGCTACAGTAGTGCTAGCTAGCGATGTAGATTTCATCTGCCAAAGTTTTGAGATTTGTGCCTGCAAAAATTCTTCCTCATTTTGATCAGCCTCATATCCCTCCAGTGGCGGCAGACACAGTCATGCGGTCAGAATAAACTTATTGTTGCCAAGCACAGACACAAGAATATTagacattacattacattacattgtttattttagCAAGCCATCCTGTCAACTTGCTGTCTCTATTGCAAAAGACCTATGTCCTCTAAGATCTATTTATAGCTTCTAGAAGAACTATTGGGAGAAATTATCTTTGTTTGCCTCCATAATTAATTCCTTTACAAACTCAAATGGAAAATTACGTAATGGTGTACTACAGTGT includes the following:
- the gltpd2b gene encoding glycolipid transfer protein domain-containing protein 2 isoform X2 — its product is MGVKSKAAAAILVLLLFLGSLWLQGGLDYHWDSCLKGYNQVNGLHQLSNSSGADGAEGSNLLEGCPGQKFQVSLLLSHLLAAPAYTSDVLLQPYLSSWDELVRFMEALGPMVGLISKEIETKTSIIRQLALLAEENPETKLPDLHSINSLNVGTEIKNTAEASQHTSAYHSVRSMILVELNRGLVDFHHQTDSGCRTLLRLHRALLWLKLFLEKLAETPVAGRLRSPSELCREAYQNTLAHHHTWFVRRAAELAFIAMPERSFFFRLVCVQNQEELSIVLSRVVQAIGEVYDRTQKALEDNGMLDLP
- the gltpd2b gene encoding glycolipid transfer protein domain-containing protein 2 isoform X1 — its product is MHPCSWNVLVVGAEFQYFFIRKKKYLFQWESQTKTNCKASPCFCLQCLTAEGGLDYHWDSCLKGYNQVNGLHQLSNSSGADGAEGSNLLEGCPGQKFQVSLLLSHLLAAPAYTSDVLLQPYLSSWDELVRFMEALGPMVGLISKEIETKTSIIRQLALLAEENPETKLPDLHSINSLNVGTEIKNTAEASQHTSAYHSVRSMILVELNRGLVDFHHQTDSGCRTLLRLHRALLWLKLFLEKLAETPVAGRLRSPSELCREAYQNTLAHHHTWFVRRAAELAFIAMPERSFFFRLVCVQNQEELSIVLSRVVQAIGEVYDRTQKALEDNGMLDLP